From the Paenibacillus sp. MMS20-IR301 genome, the window AAAGCTGTTCATTTTAATCCCGGAGAGTACAACCGCTGAAGAGTAAGTAGCTTGATGAGGCCGCGAAGCTTCCAATTACAGCAGGGGTTCACTCGTGAACAGCTGCACTGGCAGGTGAGGAATTTGAACAACAGTAATGATCAATATATCGGAAAACAGCTTGCAGCCAACCTTTTTAATCAGAGTGGTGTGTTCGTTCTGCCGGCCTTAACCCTGTTAAGCGGGGAGCATATCCGGCTGATCGGCCAGCACAGGATTATTCTGGAACCGCATGATGTGCTTCAGGTGGATAATGCCATGTTCTATCAGCTTGCTGTAGATGATTGTACGGCAGCGATGGAAAGTATCTTTGAAGAGATGCGTCACACCAAGAGCAAACGGCTTCCGATGTTAGAGCTCAGAAATGAAGTTATTCCTTTTATCCAGCAGGTAAGTGAGAAGAATGATTTTTACGGTATACTGGCTGCACTGCAGTCAAAGGATGATTATACATACAGGCATAATGTTGCAGTCGGAATTATCTCCACGCTGCTCGGGAAGTGGCTGAAGCTGAAGCCCGAGGAGCTGAGCATGCTGACGACTGCCGCCACGCTTCACGATATCGGCAAGGTGATGATTCCGGCAGACATCCTGACTAAAGCCGGTCCGCTGAGCGAGGAAGAATATGCGCAGATGAAGAAGCATACTACCCTGGGCTATGAAATGATCCGTGATACCGTAGGCACAAGCCACATGCAGGCGCTGGTTGCGCTGCAGCATCATGAGCGGATGGACGGCAGCGGCTATCCCTTTGGAGTACTGGGGCACCGGATTACCGATTTCAGTAAAATTGTAGCGGTAGCGGATGTGTTTCATGCCATGACCTCAGACCGCTTTTACCGCTCGGCTGCACCGCTGTATGAGGTGCTCAGGCAGATGGATGACAATGTCTACGGCAAGCTGGACCCTTATATCTGCAGTGTGTTCATTAACAAGCTGATGCAGTCGATGATCGGCAATGAGGTTCTGCTGTCAGACGGGCGTTCCGGCAGAATCGTAATGATCCTTGTCCATGATCCGCTGCGGCCGCTGGTGAACATCGGGGAGGATTTCATTGACCTGAGCCGCCACCGGCAGCTTGGGATAGTACGAGTGATTCCGCAGTAAGTGCGGCTGGCCTGGAGGAAGAGAAACAAAGCGATAAATGACATATGCTCACTTGAAAAAGCAGCGAATCTCTGCAGAAGAGGTTCGCTGCTTTATATTTTTAAGAATTGAACTCTTCAATTTTTGGCTTTTTTCGGGCGGGAGGACTCATAACTGGGCAAACCCGGCAATAAAATGAAGCAGAGGGCAAAATAAACGGCTCCCGTAGGCTTACCCAAATTTATTTCTACTCTAACAATCAACAAATGCCCAGAACGTGCATACACTTGATAGTGAATGATTGTATGGAGGAGGTTCAAAGATGTCATTAAGCCATAAACGTCAAACAAGGGAGATCATTACGAAGGCAATTTGCGGCAAAGGTCGTAAGTTCTCTACAGCAACCCATACCGTGACTCCGCCACATCATCCGACTAGTATTCTGGGGGCTTGGATTATCAACCACCAGTACGAAGCGGTTGCCGCCGGTAACGGAATCGAAGTAATCGGTACTTACGATGTAAACATCTGGTACTCGTACGACAAAAACAAACAGACCGAGGTTGCCAAGGAAACGGTCTCCTACGTGGAGCTTATTCCACTGTCGTATCTGGACCCGAGACACCGTGCCTCCACAGCACAGGTCTCTGCGGAGGCAACGCAGGAGCCTAATTGTGTGGAAGCCGGAGTATCACCGGGCGGCGGCAGTGTAACGCTGCGGGTAGAACGGGAGTTCGAGGCGGAACTGGTGGCTGAGACCAAGGTCCGCGTGTATGTCAGCGATCAGAGTGATGATCTGGAAGACAAGGATTATGACTTTGACGGTGAAAGCTTTGATTACGATGATCTGGACCCTGACGCCCTGGATGATGAGCTGTAAGAAGGAATACGCCGCTGCCTTCTGTTGCTGAGTGGGTTATGATCCATTATATGTAGTGAGGGCAGCGGCGTAGAGGGCGAATGCCCTCTTTTTTTTAAATTATAAGAAAATATTTGTTCTACATAATACCTTAACACCCTGCTCTTAAAATTCTCGCTATGCCCGGTACTGTCCCATGGAGAGCGGCGGCGCAATGATATCTTGATTGATTCAGGAGGTTGCTGTGATGAATGAAGGAATTGAGGTATTCCGGCAGCTGACACCGGAAGGGATCATAGCCAGGCTTGAGCGCTGCGGAATCGAGTCCGGCCCCGGGCTGGCCGGTAAACTCCGGCGCGCAAATAACCGCAGCAGCTTCGGTGGTAACGGAAAAGTGAGTACAAATCCGGGCAGACAAGTCCCCGGGAGCTACAAGCAGCACTACAGGGTGCTGGTTTTCAACTTGTGTGTGCTGGAATGCCGCGGGCTTGGCGCCGGAACGTTAGGCGGGGTAATCCATACTGGGAATCTTCGTCCCGAAAGCGGCGGGATAAAGCGTGGAACTGGTGCCTATGCGGATGGACAAGGCCGGGAATCGCCAGAACGGGGAGAGCGCAGCAGGATAGAGATTAGAAATAGAGCATATGCGGAGGGACGCAATCAAGGAGCGGCAGAGCGGGGAATGAGCAGTGAAGCAGAAGGCGGATATGCGGCAGATGTGGAGGAAAGACACGGCTTAGGGGCAGGGGATAACGGGGCAATAAGCATAGATAACTATGGTAGTGGTTCGGGAACGGGCAGCGGAGGCGGTGCTCCTGCACCGCGCGGAACGATAGGGATTCTGCACAGCACTGCTGTGCGGACACTATACAGCCTGGGGCTGGACAGCGGCGAGGTGGAGCTACGGGCGCTGGGCGGGCGGCGGTATGCGGTGACAGGCATTAAGCCGTTAATGCCTGCTGCGGGAGAGCCGCTGCCGCAGCCGTACCGGTCCGCAGCGCAGGCGCTGGACCGGGCGCTGGCCCTTGAGCCGCCCGGGCGCACCGGGCTGCTGATGGGCATGGACCCGGAGTTTCTCCTGCTCCGGGAATCCACAGGCCGCGTCGTGCCGGCGTCGCGGTACCTGCCCACGGACGGCATCGCGGGCTGCGATGCCGGACCCCCGGGAACATACGGAGTGTTCCCGGTGGCGGAGCTGCGCCCTGCGCCGCGCGGGGAACCGCGCGCGCTGCTGGCGCAGCTGATGTCCGCCGCGGCGCAGGCGGACCGGTTAATTGCCGACCGCTCGCTGCGCTGGCGGGCGGGAGGTATGCCGCTGCCGGGCTGGGCGCTCGGCGGCCACCTCCACTTCAGCGGCGTGACGCTGTGCGCGCCGCTGCTGCGCGCGCTCGATAACTATCTCGCGCTGCCAATGATGCTGCTCGAGGACGACCGGGCGGCGGCCCGGCGTCCACGCTATGGCGTGCTCGGCGATTTCCGGCGGCAGCCGCATGGCGGCTTCGAGTACCGGACCCTGCCGAGCTTCCTGGTATCCCCGGTCATCGCCAAAGGCGCGGTCTGCCTGGCTCACCTGATCGTGAGCCATTATGAGGACCTGCCGCTGCGCCCGCTCGACCGGGAAGACCTGCATGCCGCCTTCTACAGCGGCAATAAAGCTCCGCTGCGCGCGGTCTGGCCGCAGCTGGAGGCTCAGCTGCGTGCGCTGGGCGGCTACAGTGCCGCTGCACGCAGCGTAGATCCGCTGCTGCGCTCCATTGCCGCGCAGCAGACCTGGGATGAGTCGCGTGATATCCGCAGCTTATGGCGGACCGCTCCGCCCGTCAATGCCCTCCCGCAGGAAGTCCGGCGTTAGGTCCGCCTGGCTGCATACTCATGTAATGCCATCTCTCTGGTTCAAGTACAATGCCACTCTGACCCTGAACGGACACCACAGCCTTTATTCGCTCAAAAAAGGTCATTCGGGCGGGCTTACGGACACGACAGCTCTTATCCGCCGCTTTTCATGGGCAAACTCCACTTTTCCGGTGAAATAACGTCTCTCATGTCCGCAAGTCCGGCACTCCGGTACCGTTCCTCAGGCTTAACGTCTCTCATGTCCGTAACGCTAAGCTAGTCACTTGAACAACCGTTGCGTGACTGGCCACCTTTTTTAACGGAGGGCCCGTTCAACCCATTTACCTGCACGGCAGCTCATTGTACATAATTTTAATTCTGTAACTCAGGAATTCGTTAGTGTCCCAACATATCCCCTCCACCACCGGCTCATCCTTCCCTACAAATACAACATCGACCAGGTGCCGATATCGCTGAAGCCGAGCTTTTTATAGATCAGGCCGGCCTTAGGATTGTTGTAGAAGAGGCAAAGTGACTTGCCTTCGGCCAGAACATCAGCGCATAAGCGGGCAACCACCCGTGTAGCCAGGCCCTGTCCCCGGTAGTCCGGATGAGTGGCTACGGCAATAACCATTGCCGACATGGAGTTCTCAGCTGCAGTTGATGCGGTTACGGCGGTTTGACCGTTTTTTGTCATGAAGTAGGTACGTCCGGTGCCGGTCTCCAGCGTTGTGTGCAGGGATTGCCGTGAGTCGGCGGAGCTGCCGGAGAATTCAACAATCTGATCGGTAAGGCTGCAGATGTCCTCCACATCCTGAGGAGCAGCTGTCTGGAATTCTCCCGGGGGAGAAGCCGCCGCATAAATCCGCTCATTCAGAGACTTAAGCTCAGCGAAATACATATGCTTTTCGGTGCTGAAGCTTATGATCTTGCTGAACTGGCCCACTACCTCAGTGGAACCGGAGAGCATGTCCGCGTTGTCCGCTGCACTGAGCAGCTCTGCGAAGCCCTCCACATCAAAAGGACCGTCAGCATAACAGATATAACTACCGTAATACCGCATCATCACCGCTTTTACCGGGCCACCCGGCTCATCCGTCTCACCCCACAGCTCCATAAAAGGCTGCTCCATTCCGAAATTCTCCACATCCCCGATGATATACAGATTTATGGCCGGATTCTGCTGCAAAAGCGTCATCAGCGGGGCGCGGTCAGCTTCATTCAACTTGCGGATCATCTCACTTACCTCCCCTTAAAATATAAATCAGCAGAGCTCAACAATGTCCGGTAAGCAGCCAGTGAATTCCCTGCATGCTGCGGGTTGTATCCGGACCGGCGAATCTGCTTCATCCTATCACTCTATTCATTTGATTATCATCTCACATCCTGAAGTGAACTGCCAAGGAGAGCATTCAGGTACATGTAATACGGGCAAAATGCCGCGGATGCTCGGGGTTTTTGCGGTGAGCCAGGTTTTAGCAGGCGGGGAGGAGCTGCTCCGGGTAACTCTGAATGCAAAGTTTCTGCTATAATAGAGAGCAGTATGAAGTAGGCATGGAGGTAGACGATGGCAAACTATACGCCGATGATTCAGCAGTATTTAAAGGTTAAGGAAGGAGCCAAGGACGCTTTCCTTTTCTTTCGTCTGGGCGATTTCTATGAAATGTTCTTTGAGGATGCGCTGCTTGCGTCCAAGGAGCTTGAGATTACGTTAACCGGCCGCGACGGCGGAGTAGGAGAGAAGATTCCAATGTGCGGTGTGCCGTATCATGCCGCCGAAGGATATATCCAGCGCCTGATTGAAAAAGGCTACAAGGTCGCCATCTGTGAGCAGCTTGATGATCCGGCCGTGACGAAGGGAATGGTCCGCCGTGATATAGTCCGGGTGGTAACCCCGGGTACAGTGATGGATGGCAAGATCATTACGGATAAAAGCAATAACTACCTCGTCTGCGTTACAGAAGAGGATGGAATGATGGCGCTGGCTGCCTGTGATTTAACGACAGGTGAGCTGTATGTCACCTCTGTACTCGCCAGCACCGAATGGCTGCGGGACGAGATCGGGATCTATGAACCGGCGGAGATTATCGGTGATGCGGCACTGCTAGAGCAGCTTCGCAGTGAGGCTTCCCTGCTCGCGAAGCCGGTAGTCTATACCCCGTGGGACAAGCAGGAAGAGGCTTTGGCCCGCCGCCAGTTCGGCGAAGCGGCCTGGGTCCGGCTGGAGAAGGAACGCGGGCACTGTCTCTCGCTTCTGATCTCCTATTTCAGTGAGACCCAGCGCCGGTCGCTGGGACAGCTTACCCAGATTTCGCCATATGAGCCGGGCAACTATATGATTCTCGACCCGTTCACCCGGCGTAATCTGGAGCTGACGGAAACGGTACGGGAACGTTCCAAAAAAGGCTCGCTCCTCTGGCTCCTCGACCGCACCGAGACCTCCATGGGCGGCCGTCTGCTGCGCCGCCGGATTGACAAGCCGCTGCTGCAGCGGGCGCCGATTGAGCGCCGGCTGGAAGCGGTAGACTATCTGTACAACCAGTTTATTGTCCGTGAGGATCTGCGCGGTGCGCTGAAAGAGATTTATGATCTGGAGCGGTTGGTCGGACGTATTGCCTTCGGCAGCGCAAACGGGCGGGATATGAATGCGCTGAAGCTGTCCTTGGCCCAGATTCCGGATCTGAAGGAGCTGTGCCTGTCCTCTGGATCTGCCACGCTCCGGGAGATCGGGGCGTCGATGGATGTCTGTGCGGAGCTGCGTGAGGATATTGAGCAGGCCATTGTCGAGGATGCGCCGGTCTCGGTCCGTGACGGCGGAATTATCCGCAGCGGCTATCATGAGCGGCTGGATGAGCTGCGTCAGGCCAGCAGCAGCGGCAAGCAGTGGATTGCGGAGCTTGAAGCCAAGGAACGCCAGGTGACGGGGATTAAATCCCTTAAGATCGGCTATAACAAAATCTTCGGTTATTACATTGAAATTACCCGCGCGAACCTGTCGTCGCTGCCGGAAGGCCGGTATGAGCGCAAGCAGACGCTGGCTAACGCCGAGCGTTATGTTACACCGGAGCTGAAGGAGAAGGAAGCGCTGATTCTGGAAGCCCAGGATAAGATGACTGACCTTGAATACAGCCTGTTCACCGAATTGCGCGAACGGATCAGCGCCCAGGTGCCGCGTCTTCAGGCGCTTGCCGAGAAGGTTGCGGAGATTGATGTGTATCAGTGCCTTGCAGCAGTCAGTGCGGAGCACCGGTTCGTGAAGCCGAAGCTGTCCGACGGCTATGATCTGCGGCTCGAAGGCGGACGCCATCCGGTGGTTGAGGCTGTGCTTAAGGATTCGGCGTTTATTGCCAACGGCAGCACGCTGAGCAAGGATGAGGGCAATATCCTTTTGATTACCGGGCCGAACATGGCGGGTAAAAGCACGTACATGCGCCAGGTGGCGCTCATCTGCATTATGGCCCAGATCGGCTGCTTTGTTCCGGCAGCCAGTGCCGAGGTGCCGCTGATTGACCGTATCTTCACGCGGATCGGTGCAGCAGATGACCTGATTGGCGGCCAGAGTACGTTCATGGTCGAGATGGCCGATATCCAGGTGATGACGGAAAAGGCAACCGCGCGCAGTCTGATTATCATCGACGAGCTGGGCCGGGGAACTTCCACCAGTGAGGGCATGGCAATTGCCCAGGCAGTGATCGAATATGTGCATGATACCATTGCCTGCAAGGCGCTGGTCTCAACACATTTCCACGAGCTGGCCCATCTGGAACAGAGTCTTCAAGGCCTCCGCAACTATTCAATGGCGGTGCAGGAGAGCGGGGACAAGGTGAACTTCCTGCGTAAGCTCGTTCCGGGAGCTGCCGACAGCAGCTATGGGATTTACTGTGCCAGATTAGCCGGACTGCCGGAAGGCATTATCGACCGTGCTTACGGTCTGCTGCAGAGCATCGAGCAGGCGTCGCCTCCGGGCAGCGTGCCGCTGAATTACGGTGCAGGCTACAATGAACATTCCGGCAGCGGGCCGGTTATCCGTGAGCAGCAGGGTGCACACCTGATGCCGGATTTGGAAGTTGCCGCAGCAGCTGAGCTGGAAGCAGCGGCTTCACTTGCTTCTCCGGCGGGAGAAGCGGACAATGAGGTGGTGCAGCTCTCCATCTTTGGTGAGGAGGAGCCGCGCAGGAACCGCAAGGGCGGGGCCATCGCATCTCCAGCCAAGGAGAATCCGCTGCTTA encodes:
- a CDS encoding HD-GYP domain-containing protein produces the protein MRNLNNSNDQYIGKQLAANLFNQSGVFVLPALTLLSGEHIRLIGQHRIILEPHDVLQVDNAMFYQLAVDDCTAAMESIFEEMRHTKSKRLPMLELRNEVIPFIQQVSEKNDFYGILAALQSKDDYTYRHNVAVGIISTLLGKWLKLKPEELSMLTTAATLHDIGKVMIPADILTKAGPLSEEEYAQMKKHTTLGYEMIRDTVGTSHMQALVALQHHERMDGSGYPFGVLGHRITDFSKIVAVADVFHAMTSDRFYRSAAPLYEVLRQMDDNVYGKLDPYICSVFINKLMQSMIGNEVLLSDGRSGRIVMILVHDPLRPLVNIGEDFIDLSRHRQLGIVRVIPQ
- a CDS encoding outer spore coat protein CotE, yielding MSLSHKRQTREIITKAICGKGRKFSTATHTVTPPHHPTSILGAWIINHQYEAVAAGNGIEVIGTYDVNIWYSYDKNKQTEVAKETVSYVELIPLSYLDPRHRASTAQVSAEATQEPNCVEAGVSPGGGSVTLRVEREFEAELVAETKVRVYVSDQSDDLEDKDYDFDGESFDYDDLDPDALDDEL
- a CDS encoding putative amidoligase domain-containing protein, whose translation is MNEGIEVFRQLTPEGIIARLERCGIESGPGLAGKLRRANNRSSFGGNGKVSTNPGRQVPGSYKQHYRVLVFNLCVLECRGLGAGTLGGVIHTGNLRPESGGIKRGTGAYADGQGRESPERGERSRIEIRNRAYAEGRNQGAAERGMSSEAEGGYAADVEERHGLGAGDNGAISIDNYGSGSGTGSGGGAPAPRGTIGILHSTAVRTLYSLGLDSGEVELRALGGRRYAVTGIKPLMPAAGEPLPQPYRSAAQALDRALALEPPGRTGLLMGMDPEFLLLRESTGRVVPASRYLPTDGIAGCDAGPPGTYGVFPVAELRPAPRGEPRALLAQLMSAAAQADRLIADRSLRWRAGGMPLPGWALGGHLHFSGVTLCAPLLRALDNYLALPMMLLEDDRAAARRPRYGVLGDFRRQPHGGFEYRTLPSFLVSPVIAKGAVCLAHLIVSHYEDLPLRPLDREDLHAAFYSGNKAPLRAVWPQLEAQLRALGGYSAAARSVDPLLRSIAAQQTWDESRDIRSLWRTAPPVNALPQEVRR
- a CDS encoding GNAT family N-acetyltransferase, whose amino-acid sequence is MIRKLNEADRAPLMTLLQQNPAINLYIIGDVENFGMEQPFMELWGETDEPGGPVKAVMMRYYGSYICYADGPFDVEGFAELLSAADNADMLSGSTEVVGQFSKIISFSTEKHMYFAELKSLNERIYAAASPPGEFQTAAPQDVEDICSLTDQIVEFSGSSADSRQSLHTTLETGTGRTYFMTKNGQTAVTASTAAENSMSAMVIAVATHPDYRGQGLATRVVARLCADVLAEGKSLCLFYNNPKAGLIYKKLGFSDIGTWSMLYL
- the mutS gene encoding DNA mismatch repair protein MutS; protein product: MANYTPMIQQYLKVKEGAKDAFLFFRLGDFYEMFFEDALLASKELEITLTGRDGGVGEKIPMCGVPYHAAEGYIQRLIEKGYKVAICEQLDDPAVTKGMVRRDIVRVVTPGTVMDGKIITDKSNNYLVCVTEEDGMMALAACDLTTGELYVTSVLASTEWLRDEIGIYEPAEIIGDAALLEQLRSEASLLAKPVVYTPWDKQEEALARRQFGEAAWVRLEKERGHCLSLLISYFSETQRRSLGQLTQISPYEPGNYMILDPFTRRNLELTETVRERSKKGSLLWLLDRTETSMGGRLLRRRIDKPLLQRAPIERRLEAVDYLYNQFIVREDLRGALKEIYDLERLVGRIAFGSANGRDMNALKLSLAQIPDLKELCLSSGSATLREIGASMDVCAELREDIEQAIVEDAPVSVRDGGIIRSGYHERLDELRQASSSGKQWIAELEAKERQVTGIKSLKIGYNKIFGYYIEITRANLSSLPEGRYERKQTLANAERYVTPELKEKEALILEAQDKMTDLEYSLFTELRERISAQVPRLQALAEKVAEIDVYQCLAAVSAEHRFVKPKLSDGYDLRLEGGRHPVVEAVLKDSAFIANGSTLSKDEGNILLITGPNMAGKSTYMRQVALICIMAQIGCFVPAASAEVPLIDRIFTRIGAADDLIGGQSTFMVEMADIQVMTEKATARSLIIIDELGRGTSTSEGMAIAQAVIEYVHDTIACKALVSTHFHELAHLEQSLQGLRNYSMAVQESGDKVNFLRKLVPGAADSSYGIYCARLAGLPEGIIDRAYGLLQSIEQASPPGSVPLNYGAGYNEHSGSGPVIREQQGAHLMPDLEVAAAAELEAAASLASPAGEADNEVVQLSIFGEEEPRRNRKGGAIASPAKENPLLKELISAVQGADLMNMTPLQAMGLLNELKLKAREL